The nucleotide sequence ACTCCGCCGGACCGCCACCGATCGGCTGCGTGCCGACGGCGGCACGGAGTAGGCTCCCCGCTCACCGGCCACACCTCGCTCGACCGACCGTTTCTTTTCCCCGTGGCCCCACGTCGTGGTATGGACCGGGCCGGAAGTACGGTGCAGGCGAGCAGTCCAACCACGGTACTGATCGGCGTGCTGGTCGTCTTTTTCCTCCTGCAGCGGCTGCTTGAAGTGTTCGGCGGCGCACCCGGGACGCTCGCCCTCGCCTGGCCGCTCTCGGAGAACCCCTGGACGCTGGTGACGAGCGTGTTCGTCCACCGTCGGATCATGCATCTGGTCCCGAATGCCCTCTTCCTGTTCGTGATCGGGATCATCCTCGAACGGCGGACGGACCCCTGGCGCTTTTATGCGTTTTTCGTCGTCGTCGGGATCATCGCCGGGGTGATGGAAGTGACGGTCGCTCAAGTGCTGGGCCAGCCGGTCGCCGTTCTCGGGGCCAGCGGTGCGGTTTTCGGCCTGCTCGGGTACATCCTGTTGGGTAATCCGATCATCGACGCCGTCGCCGACCGGATCAGCGTCGATCCGCGGGTAGCAATTCTCGCCATGATCGGCGTCGCGCTCGCGATCACGTGGCTCACCAGGGGCCGTCAGGTCGCGCTGGTCGCCCATTTCACCGGACTCGTCCTCGGGCTGGTGGCCGGCCGAGCGCACGTGCTCCGGAGTAGTCGATCGCGTACGAGAACCAGTACGGAGCGGCGACGCTTCTGAGTAAACAGCCTCGGGCGCGGTGGCCCGAGGCTTCTATTAGAACTCGCAACCGTCGGGCACCGTTCGCTCGTGGAGACGCGTGACGACCCGGTCGGCGACCGTTTCCAGGTGATCGACGTCCTCGCGGTTGTAGGAGATCAGCGTCTCCAAAGCGGCATCGTCGCCGCGCTCGGCCTCGTACCACAGCCGAACGGCGTCCTTTCCCGAAAGGTCCGGCCGGTCGCGTTCGATACCCACGTCTTTCTCGATCTGTTTGAGCCCGCCCGTCAGATCGAGTTGCCGGCAGGGATACATGAGATCGAGGTGTGGTCGGTCGAGGAGTCCGTCGAGGTCGAAGGAATGCTCGAGGAAGGGCACGTCGAAGCGTTTGCCGTTGAAGGAAACGAGCAGGTCGGCGTCGGCGAAGGTTTCCCGGAGTCGGTCCGCGGTGAGATCCCGATCGCGGACGAAGGTCTTCGTCTCGCCGCCCTGCCGGACGCTGACGGTCGTCACCGTGTCGTGGCGCTGATCCAGGCCGGTCGTCTCGATGTCGAAGAAGGCCGCTGAGTCCTGAAAAGACTCGTAGAGGCGCCACTGCGCGCCGCTGGGGAACTGCCGGCCGAAGTAGTGGCTGTCACCGCGAGCCAACCGCTCGCGAGCGTTGTCGATGAACGTCTCGATGCGCTCGGCGGTGGTTGAGCCGACCGCGTCCGGCTCGAAGTCGTCCCAGTGGGTCATTCCCTGCCGCCACAGCTTGCGCTCGGTCTGCTCGCCGACGCCCCTGACCGGAATGAAACTCTGCTCGACGCGCACGATACGGCTAGTCCATCACGGATGGTCCTAAAGGTCGCGGTACCGATGGCATGCGCCATCGAACTCAGAGCGTCGCTCTGACAGCCTGGACGTACGCGTTCGACCCCCAGCTTCGGTGCGGGGTGATCGTCTCGATCAGTGTTCGGGCCTGGTCGGTCCGGAGGTGGCCGTTCCGTGCGTAATCTCGGAGCAATCTCGGAGTCGTGACGAGCGTTGCGTCCTCGAGCAACGCGTGCACTCGTGCCAGGCTCCGGAATTCGTCAGTTAACAACCCGTCCGCGTCGATCGCGTTCGCCAGGACGATCCCGGCAGTCTCGCCCTCGTCCAGCCCGTGATCGGGGAGGTTCTCCGGCGTCTCGGCCCGATCCAGTGGATCGACGCGCGTGTAGTGGTCGCTCGCGGCCAGAACGTTCGTCGCTGCCGCAGCGTGGATGTCGTCGTCCCCGGCCATCTCGTGGAGTTCGCGCTCGACCTGCAAGGGAACCAGCACCTCGGGTCCGGTGAGGAGATATTGGAGGGGGTCAGGGTCGACGGCTGTCTCGTAGTCCGTGTCGGCCTTCGGGATCGCGAGGCTGACTAGCGCGCAGGTGTCGGCGACGACGGTCTCCATCGGTGGCTACTCCGTAGGGTCGACTTCGGCCGTCTCGCCGTCGTAGATATCGACGCTTTCGTCGGGTTCGGGCACGTCGAGGGGGTCGGATTCGAGGTCGGCCTTGAGTAACTCGAACGTGCGGGCGCGTTCGGCCCCGACGAGTGCCTCGACGAGATCGTGGTCAATCCGACCGTCGTAGTAGGCCTCGGCGACGCGCTGCTGGAAGTCCTCGTCGTCGGTCCGCTCGTCGAGAAACTCCTGGAGTGCCTCGTTGATCACGTCGGTGCGGTCGGTGCCCATGATCTCCGCGAGCGCGTCCGCCCGCTCGACGAGATCCTCCGGCGAGAGGAAGTGGACGCGCTTGTGGTCGTTGTCGGCGGCCATGTGTGTCTGTTATGTACCTGTATGAATTAAATTTGTGCATGATATACTCATTTTAGAGACCGCGACGCTCGACCTCTGGCATAGTCTCACGATTCGTCTCAGTTTTACTTTCACTGTGGTCTGAGAACCTTTTTGCCCTTTCCCGATGATTTCAATGGCGGAATGTTAACAACTAAACGACGAGAGGTGGGGTGACGCTGGATGCGTGTACTCGCCCGGTTGCGGGCACGAGCCGACGCGGCGTACGACAACGCGTATCATCACAAACTCCGCGGGCGACTCTGGGGCGCGCTCGACGGGACCGAGTACGGGGCCAGCCACGACGAGAACCGTCCGAAGGCGTTCACGTATTCGAACCCCTTCCCGCCGGGCGACATGGACGAGGGTGACGAGCGAACGCTCCTCGTCGCCTCGCCGTACGAGGACCTGCTGGCCCACGTCGCCGCCGACCTGAAGGACGACCCCGAGCTGAACATCGGCGAGATGCCCTTCACCGTCGAGGAGATCACGCCACTCGCGCCCGACGTCGGCGAGCCCGGAACGAGCGGGACCATTTCGACTGGAACCGGCGTTCTGGTTCGGATTCCGCCGTGGCGGTTCGACGAGTACGGGATCGAGAGCGATCACGAGGAGGCGGAGTTCTGGCGACCGGAACACACGATGGAGCCGTTCCGCAACCAGATCGAGGCGAATCTCGACAAGAAACACGACCTGTTCTGTCCGGACTACTTGCCCGGGCCGAGTGAGGTCGACGGCGAGTTGTTCGACGGCTACGAGTTGCTCAAGACGTTCGCGATACCAGTCACGCCGACGACTGGCGAGCGCGAAACGTGGGTATTGAGCAAGTGGCGCTTCGAATACACCGTTCGGGACGACGACCATCGGCGGCACCTGAACCTGCTGTTGGACGTCGGGATCGGCGAGCGGAATTCGCTCGGGTTCGGGTTCGTGAACATCGTCGACAAGACGGAACCGGGCGAGACGGAACTGGAGGGCGAGAATGCTTTCGCCTGAGGAGTTCCGAGAGGAGTACGACGACGAGGAGTTGGCTGCGGAATTACCGGACTCGCCGATCTCGTCGCTCCGGAGCATCCAGTACCTCTACGGGAAACTCTACACACTCGGGACACTCGGTGGTGGTCAGTATGCTCCGTACCTCACTCCGGACGCCGCAGACGACATCATCGACACCGAGGACAGCCTGATCGTCGTCAGGGTAGACGTTTCCGATGACGAGCCGTCACTCGCCGATGACGACCGAGGACCCGTGTGGGTGACACGATACAGCGACGATTTGGTCCAAAGCGTCTCGCACTGTAAATATCCTGCTGCACGCGGGATCGATCACAGCGTTACGCATCAGGCCGGGCAAAACAGCAACCCCGAGAAACTCGCCCGCTACGCGAAGGAGCGACTGACGAAGTGGCCCGTCGATGACGAAGTGCAAGACGTCGCTGATGAGCATGTCGATGGCTGGATCATCGACGCACTTGCCGCGCTCGGGGAAAATGAAGAGACCCTCGAATCGGTCGAAAGCGGTGTCACTGACGCACTCGGTGGCGAATCGACGACGGCGCTCCTGACAGTACAGGTCAAGACGGAACCGGATGGCGACTATCGTTGGCCCGGAGAGATCGACGGGTTCATGGAAGCGATGCGACGCCGGAAGCTCTCGAAACTCGTCACGAAGAACAAGGCAGACGACTCTTCGGGTGATGCAACCGATCTTGTCACCGGAGACGGAGCGCGTACTGTTGGAACGGCAGAGGACCCACAGAACTACTTCCTCGGCAAGCAGCTGGAGAAGTTCCCTGGACTCGACATCGAGGAGGCATGGCGCTCGCACCCAATCTCGGAAGATGCGGCGATTACGGTAATGAACGCCGACACGTTCGTCGACGAGTGTTCATATCGGACGTTCGGGGCCAAGGTGTATTATCTCCCGTATTTCCAGCGTGTTCCGACGCCCGACAGCGCCAGAGAGCTGTATGGGTTGCTCTACCACGCGACGAAAGACGAGGACATGACGCCTGTCGAAAGGGCCTACCAGGAGTTACGAAACCGAGAGAGCGAGTACGAGTTGCGATTTTACGTTTCAGCCGTCATGCCGCACCAGATGTCGAGATACGACGTGTTCGGCGAGACGATGAACGGTCGCCTGCTATATCCGAAGACGCTGGCTGTCGAACACAACAACGTCGTCGATAAGACGGCGGCGTTCCAGTCGGATTCCGGCCGAACGGCTCCGATGCCGACGCACGACGGTTGGGATCTCCTCACTGAGGATAACAACCGACTTCACCCTGTCTCGACTGGCTGGTACTTCCGTGAGACGTTCGCCGAACGGGATGATGACGAAGCGGCCGCTGACGATCCACGAATTGAAGCGCTGATCGCCGTACTGAGCGGCGACTCGATCGCCGTCGAGACGCTTCTCGAGGAATACGTCGATCGGATCGACACGGACGAGAACGACGAAACCGTCGAATCGTTCCCCTCGTTCCGCGTCGCCAGCCAGTTCGCACAGTTGTGCGCTTTGGCGACCGACGAACTGGACTTGCTCTCGACGGACGATCCCGGGAAGGAATCGATCACACGAGAACCGAACTACGAGGAAGACTCCATGGAAACAGCAGCACAAATCCTGGCGACAGACGGAGGTAACGCCGCCGCGGAGAAGCTAGAGACGTTCATCGAGGACACTCCCGCGCTCGCCCACGATCCGGACGCATCGCTCAACGACCAGCGCCGCGGCGCGTTCCTGCTCGGCGTCCTCATCGGCGAAGTCGGCGGGTACCAGAACTACAGCGAGGAGCGCTCAACGACGTTGATCGACCAGTATCCGGTGAAATCGATCACCCGGACGCGCATCAAGAAAGTCACGCAGGAAGCGATCGGCAAGACGATCACGTATACACGAAACGAGGATCGGACGATCACGCTGTTTGAGCACGTCGTCGAACGACTCCGGGAGACGATCCTGCGTCCCGACCCCGACGAGTGGGAGATCGAAACCGACGACCTGCGGTTCTACTACGCGCTCGGCGTGACGTACGGCATGAACGACCATCCCGACTGGGAACAGACTGAAACCGATACCGAGGAGGAATCCTGACATGACTGACAACATCGACATCGTCGAGAATCGCTCCGAGATCGTCTTCCTGTACGACGCCGTCGACGCGAACCCCAACGGCAATCCGCTGAGTGGCGCTGATCGACCGCGGATCGATCCACAGACCCAGCAGGCAATCGTCACCGATGTCCGCCTGAAGCGCTATCTCCGCGACCAACTCGACGACGACGGCCACGGGGTCTACATCCGGAACGTCCAGGAAGAGGGACTCCAGTACACGCGAGAACAACTCCTCGAAGATCGACTCAAGGAAGTCGATCCTGATGACTACGATGTCGACGAAGACGAGGAGGCCGAGCGGTTCAGGGACGACATCTTCGGGACGTTCCTCGAAAACAGTGCCGACGTTCGATACTTCGGGGCGACGATGGCGACTGACGCTGGCGACTACGAGGACTACCTACCGGATCACTTCACTGGCCCGGTCCAGTTCTCGCCCGGGAAGACCATGCACGCCGTCAACGAGAACGAGGAGTACGACAGCCTGACGAGCGTCATCGCCACCCAGGAGGGCAAAGAGCAGGGCGGATTCGATCTCGACGATCACCGGATCCAGTACGGCCTCATCCGCTTTCACGGACTTGTCGACGAGCACGGTGCCGAGGACACGAAACTGACGCGAGGCGACGTGCGTCGCCTCGACACGCTCTGCTGGCGGGCAATCAAGAACCAGACGATCAGTCGGAGCAAAGTCGGTCAGGAACCCCGACTGTACTGCCGCGTCGAGTACGAAGAGGAGAGTTTCCACATCGGCGGCCTCGACAAGGATCTCGAACTGGACGAGGACGAGTCGAAGCCCGACGAAGAACTCCGGAACGTGAGGGATCTCACCGTCTCAGTCGACGCGTTCGTCGACCGCGTTCGCAACGCCAGCGACCAGATCGAACAGGTCCGAATCGTCGCGAGCGACGTCTTGGACGTCTCACACGACGGTGAAACTGGAGGGCCGGAGGTTCTCATTGGGGCTCTCGAAGACGTACTCGGCACGGACGCGGTTGAGGAGGTCAACGTATACGACGAGTACCGGAAAACGCTGGCCGACGCCAGCGAGTGACGATGACTCGGCAATCGCTGGACAAGTCGGTGTCTGAAGGGTCGACGGAGCGGATAGTCCCTGAACGCTGTCTTTCCCTGACAGTCCGAGGTCCGTGGGGCCATTTCAGGCGTGTCGAAGGCAACATCGTCAAACAGACGTACCGGATCATCCCTCGAACGACGATTGCAGGCTTGCTCGCGGCCGTGCTCGGTATCGGTCGAGACGAGTATTACGACCTGTTCGGTCCGGACGCGTCGGCAGTCGCGATCGAGCCAGTCAGAGAGCTCCGGACGGTGAACATGCCGATGAATACGCTCTCGACTGCCGCAGGCGATCTGACTTCTCTCAACGGTCGAGGGAAGATCAGCATCAAGCTCCCCGATCCGACGA is from Halorhabdus sp. BNX81 and encodes:
- a CDS encoding rhomboid family intramembrane serine protease, encoding MDRAGSTVQASSPTTVLIGVLVVFFLLQRLLEVFGGAPGTLALAWPLSENPWTLVTSVFVHRRIMHLVPNALFLFVIGIILERRTDPWRFYAFFVVVGIIAGVMEVTVAQVLGQPVAVLGASGAVFGLLGYILLGNPIIDAVADRISVDPRVAILAMIGVALAITWLTRGRQVALVAHFTGLVLGLVAGRAHVLRSSRSRTRTSTERRRF
- a CDS encoding ribonuclease H-like domain-containing protein, translated to MRVEQSFIPVRGVGEQTERKLWRQGMTHWDDFEPDAVGSTTAERIETFIDNARERLARGDSHYFGRQFPSGAQWRLYESFQDSAAFFDIETTGLDQRHDTVTTVSVRQGGETKTFVRDRDLTADRLRETFADADLLVSFNGKRFDVPFLEHSFDLDGLLDRPHLDLMYPCRQLDLTGGLKQIEKDVGIERDRPDLSGKDAVRLWYEAERGDDAALETLISYNREDVDHLETVADRVVTRLHERTVPDGCEF
- the cas6 gene encoding CRISPR-associated endoribonuclease Cas6 is translated as MRVLARLRARADAAYDNAYHHKLRGRLWGALDGTEYGASHDENRPKAFTYSNPFPPGDMDEGDERTLLVASPYEDLLAHVAADLKDDPELNIGEMPFTVEEITPLAPDVGEPGTSGTISTGTGVLVRIPPWRFDEYGIESDHEEAEFWRPEHTMEPFRNQIEANLDKKHDLFCPDYLPGPSEVDGELFDGYELLKTFAIPVTPTTGERETWVLSKWRFEYTVRDDDHRRHLNLLLDVGIGERNSLGFGFVNIVDKTEPGETELEGENAFA
- the cas8b gene encoding type I-B CRISPR-associated protein Cas8b/Csh1 yields the protein MLSPEEFREEYDDEELAAELPDSPISSLRSIQYLYGKLYTLGTLGGGQYAPYLTPDAADDIIDTEDSLIVVRVDVSDDEPSLADDDRGPVWVTRYSDDLVQSVSHCKYPAARGIDHSVTHQAGQNSNPEKLARYAKERLTKWPVDDEVQDVADEHVDGWIIDALAALGENEETLESVESGVTDALGGESTTALLTVQVKTEPDGDYRWPGEIDGFMEAMRRRKLSKLVTKNKADDSSGDATDLVTGDGARTVGTAEDPQNYFLGKQLEKFPGLDIEEAWRSHPISEDAAITVMNADTFVDECSYRTFGAKVYYLPYFQRVPTPDSARELYGLLYHATKDEDMTPVERAYQELRNRESEYELRFYVSAVMPHQMSRYDVFGETMNGRLLYPKTLAVEHNNVVDKTAAFQSDSGRTAPMPTHDGWDLLTEDNNRLHPVSTGWYFRETFAERDDDEAAADDPRIEALIAVLSGDSIAVETLLEEYVDRIDTDENDETVESFPSFRVASQFAQLCALATDELDLLSTDDPGKESITREPNYEEDSMETAAQILATDGGNAAAEKLETFIEDTPALAHDPDASLNDQRRGAFLLGVLIGEVGGYQNYSEERSTTLIDQYPVKSITRTRIKKVTQEAIGKTITYTRNEDRTITLFEHVVERLRETILRPDPDEWEIETDDLRFYYALGVTYGMNDHPDWEQTETDTEEES
- the cas7b gene encoding type I-B CRISPR-associated protein Cas7/Csh2, translated to MTDNIDIVENRSEIVFLYDAVDANPNGNPLSGADRPRIDPQTQQAIVTDVRLKRYLRDQLDDDGHGVYIRNVQEEGLQYTREQLLEDRLKEVDPDDYDVDEDEEAERFRDDIFGTFLENSADVRYFGATMATDAGDYEDYLPDHFTGPVQFSPGKTMHAVNENEEYDSLTSVIATQEGKEQGGFDLDDHRIQYGLIRFHGLVDEHGAEDTKLTRGDVRRLDTLCWRAIKNQTISRSKVGQEPRLYCRVEYEEESFHIGGLDKDLELDEDESKPDEELRNVRDLTVSVDAFVDRVRNASDQIEQVRIVASDVLDVSHDGETGGPEVLIGALEDVLGTDAVEEVNVYDEYRKTLADASE